Proteins encoded by one window of Haliotis asinina isolate JCU_RB_2024 chromosome 6, JCU_Hal_asi_v2, whole genome shotgun sequence:
- the LOC137287699 gene encoding uncharacterized protein F54H12.2-like: MWDVDLADLSRYSKENEDYSKWQNYFKKHMTSTSRVVNGKAPPKVIPSHRSVSQPEEPKIELQMTSEQQSVVERADAKEKRHRSIRRAAGEQIATTKKIRPTSSIASKTAKVLKLYMQNQLVSSTNNHYAYKSMMKTLLDYGAGAKSSQMTSQLFYKDEGEDNDAIETTDCVTGTNYGLIARGTYIKKSNELTMSGPLYEDVFSMKRHLINGVDLTLKMYRSSPTFCLMSGKANQEYTIELLDAYLQVCKLKVNPALILAHNTLFQNNSNALYPFTKSEVKVNSIPVSQLTHTIDNVSNPIANRYIIAFVESKSLNGSYDKNPFNFQSSMLKTVSLYVNGVSVRGRPTRADDVNSYVNMFDGMGFWRENRGNFISRGEFLVGNALFVFELEELCGESEYLNLVKTGNVRLEIEFKAALTKTLSCIILSERNSIIEIDQARNVFIK, encoded by the exons ATGTGGGATGTGGACCTTGCTGATCTTTCACGCtacagcaaagaaaatgagg ATTATAGCAAATGGCAGAATTACTTCAAGAAACACATGACAAGTACTTCTCGTGTTGTGAATGGAAAAGCTCCCCCTAAAGTTATTCCATCTCACCGATCTGTTTCTCAACCGGAAGAACCTAAAATCGAACTGCAGATGACTTCAGAACAACAAAGTGTTGTGGAGAGAGCGGATGCTAAAGAAAAGCGTCATAGGTCTATAAGAAGAGCTGCAGGTGAACAGATTGCCACAACCAAGAAGATACGTCCGACAAGTAGCATCGCCTCCAAGACAGCTAAAGTGCTCAAGT tGTATATGCAGAACCAGTTGGTGTCTTCGACCAACAATCATTATGCTTACAAGAGCATGATGAAGACCTTGCTAGACTATGGAGCTGGTGCGAAAAGCTCTCAAATGACATCGCAGCTGTTTTACAAAGATGAGGGTGAAGATAATGATGCCATTGAAACAACTGATTGTGTCACTGGAACCAATTACGGTTTGATTGCACGTGGTACCTACATCAAGAAGAGCAATGAACTGACCATGTCTGGACCTTTGTATGAAGATGTGTTTAGCATGAAAAGACATTTAATCAATGGAGTAgatttgactttgaaaatgTACAGATCATCACCTACTTTCTGTTTGATGAGCGGTAAAGCCAACCAAGAGTATACCATTGAGCTACTCGATGCTTATCTTCAAGTATGCAAACTCAAAGTCAACCCGGCGCTGATTCTAGCTCACAACACCCTGTTCCAAAATAACTCCAATGCACTCTaccctttcaccaagtctgaggtcaaggtcaacagcaTCCCTGTTTCTCAACTGACGCATACCATTGATAATGTGTCCAACCCCATTGCTAATCGTTACATCATCGCCTTTGTGGAAAGCAAGAGTTTGAATGGGTCATATGACAAGAATCCTTTCAACTTTCAATCCAGCATGCTCAAAACTGTCAGTCTCTATGTGAATGGTGTCAGTGTACGTGGACGTCCAACTCGAGCTGATGATGTGAACAGCTacgtaaacatgtttgatggcaTGGGGTTTTGGAGAGAAAATCGAGGAAATTTCATATCCAGGGGAGAATTTTTGGTAGGAAATGCACTGTTTGTCTTTGAACTGGAAGAGTTGTGTGGAGAATCCGAGTACCTCAATCTGGTGAAGACTGGAAATGTGCGGTTGGAAATCGAGTTCAAAGCTGCACTAACCAAAACGCTGAGCTGCATCATTCTCAGTGAAAGAAACTCCATCATCGAAATCGATCAAGCGCGAAACGTCTTCATCAAGTAA